One genomic region from Nymphaea colorata isolate Beijing-Zhang1983 chromosome 12, ASM883128v2, whole genome shotgun sequence encodes:
- the LOC116265403 gene encoding uncharacterized protein LOC116265403, which produces MRLALRLSPAETCSLGPFQKRLRLLLPRAPVGANSGRGRPRFLAVMGASPSSENLTGTRIAPVGFLQDFRRRPTEETTTKEPVNMEESIEKAIYRCRFLTFFAVLGSLAGSVLCFIKGCNYVMDSFIEYFSGGGKMVLMLVEAIDIYLVGTVMFVFGMGLYELFVSTFDVTRPQSISFTEENSFAGSNLLGMFRLMERPKWLEIHSINELKTKLGHVIVMILLVGLFEKSKKVMINSPLELLCFAASILLSSGSLLLLARLSQPKHEKS; this is translated from the exons ATGAGGTTAGCTCTTCGGCTATCGCCTGCAGAGACGTGCAGTCTCGGACCCTTCCAGAAGCGCCTGCGGCTGTTGCTTCCTCGTGCTCCTGTTGGTGCCAATTCCGGAAGAGGGAGACCCAGATTCCTGGCGGTCATGGGCGCCAGCCCCAGCTCCGAAAACCTGACCGGAACCAGGATTGCTCCGGTGGGATTTCTGCAGGATTTCAGACGACGTCCGACCGAAGAAACCACTACCAAAGAGCCGGTGAACATGGAGGAATCTATCGAGAAG GCTATTTACCGGTGCCGGTTTCTCACGTTCTTTGCTGTGCTCGGTTCCTTGGCTGGATCGGTGCTCTGTTTCATCAAG GGCTGTAACTACGTCATGGATTCATTCATTGAGTACTTCTCTGGGGGCGGGAAGATGGTTCTTATGCTAGTTGAGGCAATTG ATATTTACCTTGTTGGAACCGTGATGTTTGTATTTGGAATGGGTCTGTACGAGCTCTTTGTTAGTACCTTTGATGTTACTCGACCTCAGAGCATATCCTTTACTGAAGAAAACAGTTTTGCCGGATCTAACCTGCTTGGCATGTTCAGGCTCATG GAACGGCCAAAATGGTTGGAAATACATTCCATTAACGAACTGAAGACTAAGCTTGGACATGTGATTGTGATGATACTTCTGGTTGGTCTGTTCGAGAAGAGCAAGAAAGTAATGATCAATTCTCCTCTTGAGTTGCTTTGCTTCGCAGCATCCATCCTGCTTTCATCTggttctcttcttcttcttgcaaggCTAAGTCAGCCGAAGCATGAAAAGAGTTAG
- the LOC116265752 gene encoding uncharacterized protein LOC116265752 encodes MDSQAFVRLSIGSLGLRVPVAAAKAVRSDALSSPCMCEIRLRGFPVQVAPVPLINSPEESPDPHSFAASFYLEQSNVRALLSHGCFQAANAYLEIVVFSGREGGHCGISGRKQQIGTFKLQVGSEWGEGKSVLLHNGWIVIGKNKHDSGAELHVRVRLDPDPRYVFQFEDETTSSPQIVHLQGTSKQPIFSCKFLRERRATQSDPVNSYWLTSSSSQQESERRERKGWRVMIHDLSGSAVAAASMVTPFVPSTGCDRVARSNPGAWLILHPDPGGIEAWRPWGRLEAWREHNGKDSIGCRFHLIEEGHCSLDAVGGGVLVSEILINAEKGGEFFIDTTRQTPVPTPLPSPQSSGDFVYPGHDMSCGFVMNCRVQGESKSSKPLVHLATRHVKCVEDAAIFMALAAAVDLSREACRPFRRRLRHHTSNSF; translated from the exons ATGGATTCCCAGGCTTTTGTGAGGCTGTCTATTGGATCTCTGGGGCTTAGGGTTCCAGTTGCAGCTGCAAAGGCTGTTAGATCGGATGCTTTGTCTTCTCCCTGCATGTGCGAGATCCGTCTTCGTGGATTTCCTGTGCAGGTGGCACCAGTTCCCCTAATTAATTCTCCTGAAGAGAGTCCTGACCCTCATAGCTTTGCGGCGAGCTTCTACTTGGAACAATCCAATGTTCGTGCATTACTCTCCCATGGCTGTTTCCAAGCTGCTAATGCGTATCTTGAGATTGTTGTCTTCTCCGGGAGAGAAGGGGGTCATTGTGGCATCAGTGGCCGAAAACAACAGATTGGTACATTCAAGTTGCAGGTTGGTTCAGAATGGGGTGAAGGAAAATCGGTTTTACTTCACAATGGCTGGATTGTTATTGGCAAGAATAAACATGATTCGGGTGCAGAGCTTCATGTGAGAGTGAGGCTTGATCCTGATCCACGTTACGTGTTTCAGTTTGAAGATGAAACTACCTCAAGCCCTCAAATAGTTCATCTCCAGGGCACGTCTAAGCAGCCAATATTCAGTTGCAAGTTCCTTCGAGAGAGAAG AGCAACACAGTCTGATCCGGTAAACAGTTACTGGCTGACTTCAAGTAGTTCACAGCAGGAAAGtgagaggagagaaagaaaaggttggAGGGTGATGATTCATGACCTTTCTGGCTCTGCTGTAGCGGCAGCTTCCATGGTGACACCCTTTGTGCCATCAACTGGTTGTGATAGGGTTGCACGCTCAAACCCTGGTGCATGGCTGATCTTGCACCCTGACCCAGGAGGTATTGAAGCATGGAGACCATGGGGGCGGTTAGAGGCTTGGCGTGAACATAATGGAAAGGACTCCATAGGTTGCAGGTTTCATCTGATTGAGGAAGGTCATTGCAGCTTAGATGCAGTTGGTGGTGGAGTCTTGGTATCAGAGATCTTGATAAATGCTGAGAAAGGTGGTGAATTTTTTATTGACACTACAAGGCAGACGCCCGTGCCTACACCCTTGCCAAGCCCCCAAAGTAGTGGGGACTTTGTATATCCTGGTCATGACATGTCTTGTGGGTTCGTTATGAATTGTCGTGTACAAGGGGAAAGCAAGAGCAGCAAGCCGCTGGTGCATCTAGCTACCAGGCATGTCAAGTGTGTGGAAGACGCAGCAATCTTCATGGCCCTTGCTGCAGCTGTTGACCTAAGCAGAGAAGCCTGCAGGCCATTTAGGAGGAGGCTGAGGCATCATACTTCTAATTCATTTTAG